In Holophagales bacterium, one DNA window encodes the following:
- a CDS encoding succinate dehydrogenase/fumarate reductase iron-sulfur subunit: MNLTLHVWRQKGREDAGRMVRYEAPGISSHMSFLEMLDVVNERLIEKGEEPIAFDHDCREGICGMCGLVINGKAHGPQKGTTACQLHMRHFKDGDEITIEPWRSKAFPVLKDLVVDRTALDRIVQAGGFISANTGSAPDGNAIPVPKQDSDLAMDAASCIGCGACVAQCPNGAAQLFVSAKVSHLGLLPQGQPERWDRVEKMVAQMEQEAFGSCTNYGECEAVCPKEISVDFIAQLNRDYLKARFRPKREARGSAGAG; this comes from the coding sequence ATGAACCTCACACTCCACGTCTGGCGGCAGAAGGGCCGAGAGGACGCGGGCCGCATGGTGCGGTACGAGGCTCCCGGCATCAGCAGCCACATGTCGTTCCTCGAGATGCTCGACGTGGTCAACGAGCGTCTCATCGAGAAGGGCGAAGAGCCGATCGCCTTCGACCACGACTGCCGCGAAGGGATCTGCGGCATGTGCGGGCTGGTGATCAACGGCAAGGCGCACGGCCCGCAGAAGGGCACGACCGCCTGCCAGCTCCACATGCGGCACTTCAAGGACGGCGACGAAATCACCATCGAGCCGTGGCGCAGCAAGGCCTTCCCGGTGCTGAAGGATCTGGTCGTCGACCGCACGGCCCTCGACCGCATCGTCCAGGCCGGCGGTTTCATCTCCGCCAACACCGGGTCGGCGCCGGACGGCAACGCCATCCCGGTCCCCAAGCAGGACTCGGACCTGGCGATGGACGCGGCCTCCTGCATCGGCTGCGGCGCCTGCGTCGCCCAGTGCCCGAACGGCGCGGCCCAGCTCTTCGTCTCGGCCAAGGTGTCGCACCTCGGCCTGCTGCCGCAGGGCCAGCCAGAGCGCTGGGACCGGGTGGAGAAGATGGTCGCCCAGATGGAGCAGGAGGCGTTCGGATCCTGCACCAACTACGGCGAGTGCGAGGCGGTCTGTCCGAAGGAGATCTCGGTCGACTTCATCGCCCAGCTCAACCGCGACTACCTCAAGGCTCGCTTCCGTCCGAAGCGCGAGGCCCGCGGTAGCGCCGGTGCCGGCTGA
- the ilvA gene encoding threonine ammonia-lyase, biosynthetic, producing the protein MRESANRGYLERILTARVYEVAIESPLEPAPLLSRRLGSTVLLKREDLQPVFSFKLRGAYNRMRSLSAEELARGVVAASAGNHAQGVALAAQVLGSRAAIVMPVTTPRIKVAAVAARGAEVVLHGDTYDDAYGYARTLAAESGRTFVHPYDDPEVIAGQGTIGMEILRQHPGALDAIFVPVGGGGLVAGIAAYTKRLRPEIRIVGVEPLDADAMARSLAAGRRVRLERVGLFADGVAVREVGREPFRLCRQLLDEVVCVDTDAICAAIKDVFEETRSILEPAGALSVAGLKAWLARDGRQGATVAAVASGANVNFDRLRHVAERAELGERREILLAVTIPERPGSFRAFCALVGRHNITEFNYRYADPREAHVFVGLEVGDEAEIAPLVASFRDHDLPTVDLTDNEMAKLHVRHLVGGRAPGAADERLFRFEFPERPGALLGFLESMNQGWNISLFHYRNHGADYGRVLAGIQVPPAEEAAFRRFLAGLGYRHWDESANPAYRLFLQHERS; encoded by the coding sequence ATGCGAGAGTCGGCGAACCGCGGGTATCTCGAACGGATCCTCACCGCGCGTGTCTACGAGGTGGCGATCGAATCGCCGCTCGAGCCGGCCCCGCTCTTGTCGCGGCGGCTCGGCAGCACGGTGCTCTTGAAGCGCGAGGATCTGCAACCGGTCTTCTCGTTCAAGCTGCGCGGCGCCTACAACCGGATGCGCTCGCTCTCCGCCGAGGAGCTCGCGCGCGGCGTCGTCGCGGCGTCGGCGGGGAACCATGCGCAAGGGGTCGCGCTCGCCGCGCAGGTACTCGGCAGCCGCGCGGCGATCGTCATGCCGGTGACCACGCCGCGCATCAAGGTCGCCGCCGTCGCGGCACGCGGCGCCGAGGTGGTCCTGCACGGCGACACCTACGACGATGCCTATGGGTACGCACGCACGCTTGCCGCCGAGTCGGGGCGCACCTTCGTTCATCCTTACGATGACCCAGAAGTCATCGCCGGGCAGGGGACGATCGGCATGGAGATCCTGCGCCAGCATCCGGGCGCACTCGACGCGATCTTCGTGCCGGTGGGTGGGGGAGGGCTCGTGGCCGGGATCGCCGCCTACACCAAGCGGTTGCGGCCGGAGATCCGAATCGTCGGGGTCGAGCCGCTGGACGCCGACGCGATGGCTCGTTCGCTCGCCGCCGGCCGCCGCGTGCGGCTCGAGCGGGTCGGCCTCTTTGCCGACGGCGTCGCGGTGCGCGAGGTGGGCCGGGAGCCGTTCCGTCTCTGCCGCCAGCTCCTCGACGAGGTCGTCTGCGTCGACACCGACGCGATCTGCGCGGCGATCAAGGACGTCTTCGAGGAGACGCGCTCGATCCTCGAGCCGGCCGGGGCGCTCTCGGTCGCCGGTCTCAAGGCATGGCTCGCGCGTGATGGCCGGCAAGGCGCGACGGTGGCGGCGGTGGCGAGCGGAGCGAACGTCAACTTCGACCGGCTGCGGCACGTCGCCGAACGGGCGGAGCTCGGCGAGCGGCGCGAGATCCTGCTCGCGGTGACCATCCCCGAGCGCCCCGGGAGCTTCCGCGCCTTCTGCGCGCTCGTCGGGCGCCACAACATCACCGAGTTCAACTACCGCTACGCCGATCCGCGCGAAGCCCACGTCTTCGTCGGCCTCGAGGTGGGAGACGAGGCCGAGATCGCGCCGCTCGTCGCGAGCTTCCGCGACCACGACCTGCCGACGGTCGATCTGACGGACAACGAGATGGCGAAGCTCCACGTCCGCCATCTCGTCGGCGGGCGAGCGCCCGGTGCGGCCGACGAGCGACTGTTCCGCTTCGAGTTTCCGGAGCGTCCGGGAGCACTACTCGGCTTCCTCGAGAGCATGAATCAGGGGTGGAACATCAGCCTCTTCCACTACCGCAACCACGGCGCCGACTACGGCCGCGTGCTCGCCGGGATCCAGGTGCCGCCGGCCGAGGAGGCGGCCTTCCGTCGCTTCCTTGCCGGCCTCGGTTATCGGCACTGGGACGAGAGCGCGAATCCGGCCTACCGCCTCTTCCTCCAACACGAGAGAAGCTGA
- a CDS encoding lmo0937 family membrane protein: MLWVVAAILVFFWALGMMSPHTLGVYTHLLLAAAAVVVALRLMQGRPYR; encoded by the coding sequence ATGCTCTGGGTCGTCGCCGCGATTCTCGTCTTCTTCTGGGCACTCGGAATGATGAGCCCCCACACCCTGGGCGTCTACACCCACCTGCTGCTCGCCGCGGCGGCTGTCGTGGTGGCGTTGCGCCTGATGCAGGGGCGTCCCTACCGCTGA
- a CDS encoding fumarate reductase/succinate dehydrogenase flavoprotein subunit produces MTLDSKIPAGPIEQKWDKARFDLKLVNPANKRKFKIIVVGSGLAGASAAATLAELGYNVECFCYQDSPRRAHSIAAQGGINAAKNYQNDGDSVFRLFYDTVKGGDFRAREANVYRLAQVSTGIIDQCVAQGVPFAREYGGYLDNRSFGGAQVSRTFYARGQTGQQLLIGAYHALSRQIGRGQVKMFPRTEMLDLVVVDGRAKGIVVRDMVTGKVSSHAGDAVLLCTGGYGNVFYLSTNAKGCNATAIWRAHRRGALFANPCFTQIHPTCIPVAGDYQSKLTLMSESLRNDGRIWVPKKAGDKRAAGDIPESDRDYFLERRYPAFGNLVPRDVASRNAKMVCDEGRGVGPSGLGVYLDFAESIQRLGRGKIEERYGNLFEMYEKITGENPYAVPMRIFPAVHYTMGGLWVDYNLQSSIPGLYVLGEANFSDHGANRLGASALMQGLADGYFVIPYTIGDYLSKHMGEKVTTDLPEFRQAESEVTGRVQRLLAVDGKRSVDSFHRELGKICWEFCGMARNEAGLKKALELIPQLRAEFWRDVRVLGEGEELNQSLEKAGRVADFLELGELMCRDALNRSESCGGHFREESQTEEGEAQRDDEKFSYVAAWEWKGEGNAPAMHQEPLTFDYVKPSQRSYK; encoded by the coding sequence ATGACGCTCGACAGCAAGATCCCCGCCGGACCGATCGAACAGAAGTGGGACAAAGCCCGCTTCGACCTCAAGCTGGTCAACCCGGCCAACAAGCGCAAGTTCAAGATCATCGTCGTGGGCAGCGGCCTCGCCGGCGCTTCGGCGGCGGCCACGCTGGCGGAGCTCGGCTACAACGTCGAGTGCTTCTGCTACCAGGACAGCCCGCGACGCGCCCACTCCATCGCCGCCCAGGGCGGGATCAACGCCGCCAAGAACTACCAGAACGACGGCGACAGCGTCTTCCGGCTCTTCTACGACACGGTCAAGGGGGGAGACTTCCGCGCGCGCGAGGCGAACGTCTACCGTCTGGCGCAGGTGTCGACCGGCATCATCGACCAGTGCGTCGCCCAGGGCGTGCCGTTCGCCCGCGAGTACGGCGGCTATCTCGACAACCGCTCCTTCGGCGGCGCCCAGGTGTCGCGCACTTTCTACGCGCGAGGGCAGACCGGGCAACAGCTGCTGATCGGCGCCTACCACGCGCTCTCGCGCCAGATCGGTCGCGGCCAGGTGAAGATGTTCCCGCGCACCGAGATGCTCGACCTGGTGGTCGTCGACGGCCGCGCCAAGGGGATCGTCGTGCGCGACATGGTGACCGGCAAGGTCTCCTCGCACGCCGGCGACGCGGTGCTGCTCTGCACGGGCGGCTACGGCAACGTCTTCTACCTCTCGACCAACGCCAAGGGGTGCAACGCCACGGCGATCTGGCGCGCCCACCGGCGCGGCGCGCTCTTCGCCAACCCGTGCTTCACGCAGATCCACCCGACCTGCATCCCGGTGGCCGGCGACTACCAGTCGAAGCTGACGCTGATGTCCGAGTCGCTGCGCAACGACGGCCGCATCTGGGTGCCGAAGAAGGCGGGAGACAAGCGGGCCGCCGGAGACATCCCGGAGAGCGACCGCGACTACTTCCTCGAGCGTCGCTATCCGGCGTTCGGGAATCTCGTGCCGCGCGACGTCGCCTCGCGCAACGCCAAGATGGTGTGCGACGAAGGTCGCGGTGTCGGCCCGAGCGGGCTCGGCGTCTACCTCGACTTCGCCGAGTCGATCCAGCGGCTCGGCCGCGGCAAGATCGAGGAGCGCTACGGCAACCTCTTCGAGATGTACGAGAAGATCACCGGCGAGAACCCCTACGCCGTGCCGATGCGCATCTTCCCGGCGGTCCACTACACGATGGGCGGCCTGTGGGTCGACTACAACCTGCAGAGCAGCATCCCCGGTCTCTACGTGCTCGGCGAGGCGAACTTCTCCGACCACGGCGCCAACCGGCTCGGCGCCTCGGCGCTCATGCAGGGACTGGCGGACGGCTACTTCGTCATTCCGTACACGATCGGCGACTACCTCTCCAAGCACATGGGCGAGAAGGTCACCACCGACCTGCCGGAGTTCAGGCAGGCGGAGAGTGAAGTCACCGGGAGGGTGCAGAGACTGCTCGCCGTCGACGGCAAGCGGAGCGTCGATTCGTTCCATCGCGAGCTCGGCAAAATCTGCTGGGAGTTCTGCGGCATGGCCCGCAACGAGGCCGGGCTGAAGAAGGCGCTCGAGCTCATCCCGCAGCTCCGGGCCGAGTTCTGGCGCGACGTCCGCGTGCTCGGCGAGGGGGAGGAGCTCAACCAGTCGCTCGAGAAGGCCGGCCGCGTCGCCGACTTCCTCGAGCTCGGCGAGCTGATGTGCCGCGACGCCTTGAACCGCAGCGAGTCCTGCGGCGGCCACTTCCGCGAGGAGAGCCAGACCGAGGAGGGCGAGGCGCAACGCGACGACGAGAAGTTCTCCTATGTCGCCGCCTGGGAATGGAAGGGGGAGGGCAACGCCCCCGCCATGCACCAGGAGCCGTTGACCTTCGACTACGTCAAGCCGAGCCAGAGGAGCTACAAGTGA
- the pcnB gene encoding polynucleotide adenylyltransferase PcnB yields the protein MSGAALLEPRVLPRSEHPISRSLIDKNALKVLYRLHEAGHTAYLVGGGVRDLMLGRKPKDFDVATDAKPNEIRRIFRNARLIGRRFRLAHILFKEGIVEVSTFRAGPGAEERPAEGAGDLLITSDNVFGSPEQDAFRRDFTINALFYDIADFSVIDFVGGLADLEARVIRSIGDPNVRFREDPVRMMRACELAARLGFGMESETQEAIHRHRGEISRAAPPRVTEELVELLSCGRAGAALQWMLDLGLLEVQLPEAYAMVAAGQRGLGDLGRLLPVVDEMVLGGRSFKDSLLLSLLLLPKLLLRRYDVEALGQRPLRRHELETLVEEVALPFAERFALAKARTFEIRETLLAFAELCDVPRERQRRARLAGRPFFRQALELFELLVAATGEGQAELQLWRAETPGAPRLKLIAGASPGVDGEREGGSPPAAAGKRSRSRRRRRRASGRGVAGEIAGT from the coding sequence GTGAGTGGTGCGGCGTTGCTCGAGCCCCGGGTCCTTCCCCGCTCCGAGCATCCGATCTCGCGCAGCCTCATCGACAAGAACGCGCTCAAGGTGCTGTACCGCCTCCACGAGGCCGGTCACACCGCGTACCTGGTCGGCGGCGGCGTGCGCGATCTGATGCTCGGGCGCAAGCCGAAGGACTTCGATGTCGCCACCGACGCGAAACCCAACGAGATCCGTCGCATCTTCCGCAACGCCCGCCTGATCGGGCGGCGCTTCCGCCTGGCGCACATCCTCTTCAAGGAGGGGATCGTCGAGGTCTCGACCTTCCGTGCGGGGCCCGGTGCGGAGGAGCGGCCGGCCGAGGGAGCCGGCGACCTGCTGATCACCAGCGACAACGTCTTCGGCAGTCCCGAGCAGGACGCGTTCCGTCGCGACTTCACGATCAACGCCCTCTTCTACGACATCGCCGACTTCAGCGTCATCGACTTCGTCGGCGGCCTCGCCGATCTCGAAGCGCGGGTGATCCGTTCGATCGGCGACCCAAACGTGCGCTTCCGCGAAGACCCGGTGCGGATGATGCGAGCCTGCGAGCTCGCTGCCCGCCTCGGTTTCGGGATGGAGAGCGAGACGCAGGAGGCGATCCATCGCCACCGCGGCGAGATCTCGCGCGCCGCGCCGCCGCGGGTGACCGAGGAGCTCGTCGAGCTGCTCTCCTGCGGGCGCGCCGGCGCGGCGCTCCAGTGGATGCTCGACCTCGGGCTGCTCGAAGTCCAGCTGCCGGAGGCGTATGCCATGGTGGCCGCCGGACAGCGCGGTCTCGGCGATCTCGGGCGGCTGCTGCCGGTGGTCGACGAGATGGTGCTCGGCGGGCGGTCTTTCAAGGACTCGCTGCTGCTCTCGCTGCTGTTGCTGCCCAAGCTCCTGCTGCGGCGCTACGACGTCGAGGCGCTCGGCCAGCGACCACTGCGCCGCCACGAGCTCGAGACGCTGGTCGAGGAGGTGGCGTTGCCGTTCGCCGAGCGCTTCGCGCTCGCCAAGGCGCGCACCTTCGAGATCCGCGAGACGCTGCTGGCCTTCGCCGAGCTCTGCGACGTGCCGCGCGAGCGCCAGCGCCGCGCCCGTCTCGCCGGTCGGCCGTTCTTCCGTCAGGCGCTCGAGCTCTTCGAGCTGCTCGTGGCGGCGACCGGCGAGGGGCAGGCGGAGCTCCAGCTCTGGCGCGCCGAGACGCCGGGGGCGCCGCGTCTCAAGCTGATCGCCGGCGCGTCGCCGGGTGTCGACGGGGAGCGCGAGGGTGGGTCGCCTCCCGCCGCGGCCGGCAAGCGCAGTCGTTCGCGCCGCCGCCGTCGCCGCGCGTCGGGACGCGGCGTGGCCGGCGAGATCGCCGGGACGTGA
- a CDS encoding beta-lactamase family protein — translation MGFSLDATLARLDEGRRIGQHLGGQLCVLRRGALVADLAFGDVRPGEPMTTAHRMLWLSSGKPVAALAIAQLWERGRLGLDDPVARHLPEFGAAGKEGVTVRHLLTHTAGLRMPEVGWPESSWEEILAHICAHRLEPRWVPGRKAGYHPMSTWFVLGEIVRRLDGRDFPRYARDEIFLPLGMSDCWLGGMPDEEYERAQPWLAPLWRCEGEPEMRPWHSRERLTRSSPGTNGCGPMRQLARFYEMLRCGGELDGVRLLAPQTVEALVARHRVGLFDHTFRAQLDWGLGVIVNSAWHGEPEMPYGYGPHASSRTFGHSGAQSSTGFCDPEPGLVVALAVNGMPSEATHRLRFHQILAALFEDLGLVGL, via the coding sequence ATGGGGTTCTCTCTCGACGCGACGCTCGCACGGCTCGACGAGGGTCGGCGCATTGGCCAGCACCTCGGTGGTCAGCTCTGCGTGCTCCGGCGCGGTGCCCTCGTCGCCGATCTGGCCTTCGGCGACGTGCGCCCGGGAGAGCCGATGACCACCGCCCACCGGATGCTCTGGCTCTCCTCGGGCAAGCCGGTGGCCGCCCTGGCGATCGCCCAGCTCTGGGAGCGCGGCCGGCTGGGGCTGGACGACCCGGTGGCTCGCCATCTGCCGGAGTTCGGAGCCGCCGGCAAGGAGGGCGTGACGGTCCGCCACCTGCTGACCCACACGGCCGGCTTGCGCATGCCGGAGGTGGGGTGGCCGGAGAGCTCCTGGGAGGAGATCCTGGCGCACATCTGCGCCCACCGGCTCGAGCCGCGTTGGGTCCCCGGGCGCAAGGCCGGGTACCATCCGATGTCGACCTGGTTCGTCCTCGGCGAGATCGTCCGCCGGCTCGATGGCCGTGACTTCCCGCGCTACGCGCGCGACGAGATCTTCCTGCCGCTCGGCATGAGCGACTGCTGGCTCGGTGGCATGCCGGACGAGGAGTACGAGCGCGCGCAGCCCTGGCTCGCGCCGCTCTGGCGCTGCGAGGGCGAGCCGGAGATGCGTCCCTGGCACTCCCGCGAACGCCTGACGCGGAGCTCGCCGGGAACCAACGGTTGCGGTCCGATGCGCCAGCTCGCGCGTTTCTACGAGATGCTGCGTTGCGGCGGCGAGCTCGACGGAGTGCGACTGCTGGCACCGCAGACCGTCGAAGCGCTCGTCGCGCGGCATCGGGTCGGCCTTTTCGACCACACCTTCCGTGCCCAGCTCGACTGGGGGCTCGGCGTGATCGTCAATTCGGCCTGGCATGGCGAGCCGGAGATGCCCTACGGCTACGGTCCGCACGCCTCGTCGCGCACCTTCGGACACAGCGGGGCGCAGTCTTCGACCGGCTTCTGCGACCCCGAACCGGGCCTGGTGGTGGCGCTGGCGGTCAACGGAATGCCGAGCGAGGCGACACACCGCCTCCGCTTTCACCAGATCCTCGCGGCGCTCTTCGAAGATCTGGGGCTCGTCGGGCTATAA
- a CDS encoding succinate dehydrogenase cytochrome b subunit, with translation MLTTRQGSASVLPARGGVTMGWFAESYRSALGKKAVMAVTGFVLFGFVFVHMVGNLKLYLGPEKLNHYGEFLREVGAPVFLHGQVLWIARAVLLLCVVLHMHCAWVLTRTSWAARPVGYRMQQAVQTTYASRTVRWGGVIIGAFVLYHLAHLTLGWTTDGFQPGKPYENIVAGFQVPWIAAIYVVANLALGLHLYHGIWSLFQTLGWNSPGFNPWRRRFAAAFAVIVTAGNVSFPIAVLTGFVR, from the coding sequence ATGTTGACCACGCGACAGGGCAGCGCGTCGGTGCTGCCCGCCAGGGGAGGCGTGACGATGGGATGGTTCGCCGAGTCCTACCGCTCGGCCCTCGGCAAGAAGGCGGTCATGGCCGTGACCGGCTTCGTGCTGTTCGGCTTCGTGTTCGTCCACATGGTGGGCAACCTGAAGCTGTACCTGGGGCCGGAGAAGCTGAACCACTATGGCGAGTTCCTCCGCGAGGTGGGCGCGCCGGTCTTCCTCCACGGACAGGTGTTGTGGATCGCGCGAGCGGTGCTGCTGCTCTGCGTCGTCCTCCACATGCACTGTGCCTGGGTGCTGACCCGCACCAGCTGGGCGGCGCGGCCGGTCGGCTACCGCATGCAGCAGGCGGTGCAGACCACCTACGCCTCGCGGACGGTCCGCTGGGGCGGCGTGATCATCGGCGCCTTCGTGCTCTACCACCTGGCGCATCTGACGCTCGGCTGGACCACCGACGGCTTCCAGCCGGGCAAGCCGTACGAGAACATCGTCGCCGGCTTCCAGGTCCCGTGGATCGCCGCGATCTACGTGGTCGCCAACCTCGCGCTCGGGCTGCACCTCTACCACGGCATCTGGAGCCTCTTCCAGACCCTGGGCTGGAACAGCCCGGGATTCAACCCTTGGCGCAGGCGGTTCGCTGCGGCGTTCGCGGTGATCGTCACCGCGGGCAACGTGTCGTTCCCGATCGCCGTGCTGACCGGCTTCGTCCGGTGA
- a CDS encoding arylamine N-acetyltransferase, which produces MDRCNSTLSAETVTRYLERLGLFAAAVELSPAGLRRLQRAHLLSVPFENLDIHLGVPIVLEPQALVAKILAGRGGFCYELNGAFAELLAALGFVVTRLEARVHDGDVPGMRFDHLCLRVDLDEPWLVDVGFGASFEHPLRLATPEPQDDPQGTYQIVPAEEDGWLDLRENGKPQYRFSLTPRRLDEFADGCHHHQTSPQSHFTSGPVCTRLTAGGRVTLRGTRLIETHAGERRESDIAPQDLLDVYASRFGVHLSRPPGPRRA; this is translated from the coding sequence ATGGATCGCTGCAACTCCACGCTGTCGGCGGAGACGGTCACCCGCTACCTCGAGCGCCTCGGTCTCTTCGCGGCAGCGGTCGAGCTTTCGCCCGCCGGTCTGCGCCGTCTGCAGCGCGCCCATCTGCTGTCGGTCCCGTTCGAGAATCTCGACATCCACCTGGGCGTGCCGATCGTCCTCGAGCCGCAGGCGCTCGTGGCCAAGATCCTCGCCGGCCGCGGCGGTTTCTGCTACGAGCTCAACGGCGCCTTCGCCGAGCTGCTCGCGGCGCTCGGATTCGTCGTCACGCGGCTCGAAGCGCGCGTCCACGACGGAGACGTGCCGGGCATGCGCTTCGACCACCTCTGCCTGCGTGTCGACCTCGACGAGCCGTGGCTGGTCGACGTCGGCTTCGGCGCCTCGTTCGAGCATCCGTTGCGACTCGCCACCCCAGAGCCGCAGGACGATCCTCAGGGCACGTACCAGATCGTCCCGGCGGAGGAGGACGGCTGGCTCGACCTGCGCGAGAACGGCAAGCCCCAGTACCGCTTCTCGCTCACCCCGCGCCGGCTCGACGAGTTCGCCGATGGTTGCCACCACCACCAGACGTCGCCGCAGTCGCACTTCACCAGCGGCCCGGTCTGCACGCGCCTGACTGCGGGCGGGCGGGTCACGCTGCGGGGCACGAGGCTGATCGAAACGCATGCCGGTGAGCGCCGCGAGTCGGACATCGCCCCGCAGGACCTGCTCGACGTCTATGCCAGTCGCTTCGGCGTCCATCTCTCGCGACCGCCCGGTCCACGCCGGGCTTGA
- the ilvD gene encoding dihydroxy-acid dehydratase, translating into MRSDTIKKGPERAPHRSLLKAVGVTDADMGKPFVAVVNSYVDVVPGHVHLREFGALVKQAVRAAGAVPFEFNTIGVDDGIAMGHDGMKFSLPSRELIADCVETMISAHCFDGMVCIPNCDKITPGMMMAALRLDVPAIFVSGGAMAAGRSRSGEAIDLVSVFEGVGAYRAGKIGAARLQELEDLACPSCGSCSGLFTANSMNCLLEALGLALPFNGTALAKSPEREALATRAGGRIVELIARGVRPRQIVTREAFDDAFALDVAMGGSTNTVLHGLALAEEAGVGFPLARLNEIADRVPHLCKVAPSGPWHMEDVHRAGGVPAIFARLAGAGLLHLERPTVAGSFRDHVATAPASDDEVIRPLDRPHSPRGGLAVLFGSLAPEGAVVKTAGVVPEMRRHRGPAVVFESQEEAMAGITAGRVKAGDVVVIRHEGPRGGPGMQEMLSPTGALMGMGLGASVALVTDGRFSGGTRGACVGHVSPEAAEGGPLAFVRDGDAIALDLEARTLDLEIPADELAARRAAGRIAPRPVASRWLRRYRSLVTNASRGAVLRDPEPDLPFAVAEPAPVVTPQTLTDGQPAGRTA; encoded by the coding sequence ATGCGATCCGACACGATCAAGAAGGGCCCTGAACGGGCGCCGCACCGCAGCCTCCTCAAGGCGGTCGGGGTGACCGACGCCGACATGGGCAAGCCGTTCGTCGCCGTCGTCAACTCCTACGTCGACGTCGTCCCGGGCCACGTCCACCTGCGCGAGTTCGGCGCCCTGGTCAAGCAGGCGGTCCGCGCCGCCGGCGCGGTGCCGTTCGAGTTCAACACGATCGGCGTCGACGACGGGATCGCCATGGGGCACGACGGGATGAAGTTCAGCCTGCCGTCCCGCGAGCTGATCGCCGATTGCGTCGAGACGATGATCTCGGCGCACTGCTTCGACGGCATGGTCTGCATCCCGAACTGCGACAAGATCACGCCGGGGATGATGATGGCGGCGCTGCGCCTCGACGTCCCCGCGATCTTCGTCTCCGGCGGGGCGATGGCCGCCGGTCGCAGCCGCTCGGGCGAGGCGATCGATCTCGTCTCGGTCTTCGAAGGGGTCGGCGCCTACCGCGCAGGGAAGATCGGCGCCGCACGGCTCCAGGAGCTCGAGGACCTCGCCTGCCCGTCCTGCGGTTCGTGCTCTGGCCTCTTCACCGCCAACTCGATGAACTGTCTGCTCGAGGCGCTCGGCCTCGCGCTGCCTTTCAACGGAACGGCGCTGGCGAAGAGCCCCGAGCGCGAGGCGCTGGCCACCCGCGCCGGAGGGCGCATCGTCGAGCTGATCGCCCGCGGCGTGCGCCCGCGTCAGATCGTCACCCGGGAGGCGTTCGACGACGCCTTCGCCCTCGACGTCGCGATGGGCGGCTCGACCAACACCGTCCTGCACGGCCTGGCCCTGGCCGAGGAGGCCGGCGTCGGCTTCCCGCTGGCGCGCCTCAACGAGATCGCCGACCGTGTGCCGCATCTCTGCAAGGTCGCGCCGTCGGGGCCGTGGCACATGGAGGACGTGCACCGTGCCGGAGGCGTGCCGGCGATCTTCGCGCGCCTCGCCGGCGCGGGGCTGTTGCACCTCGAACGGCCGACCGTCGCCGGGAGCTTTCGCGATCACGTCGCCACGGCGCCGGCGAGCGACGACGAGGTCATTCGGCCGCTCGACCGCCCGCACTCGCCGCGCGGCGGTCTCGCCGTCCTCTTCGGCTCGCTCGCACCGGAGGGCGCGGTGGTGAAGACGGCCGGCGTCGTGCCGGAGATGCGCCGGCACCGCGGCCCGGCGGTCGTGTTCGAGAGCCAGGAAGAGGCGATGGCCGGGATCACCGCGGGCCGGGTGAAGGCCGGTGACGTGGTGGTGATCCGGCACGAAGGGCCGCGGGGCGGTCCCGGCATGCAGGAGATGCTCTCGCCGACCGGCGCCCTCATGGGCATGGGGCTCGGCGCCTCGGTGGCGCTGGTGACCGACGGTCGCTTCTCCGGCGGCACCCGGGGTGCCTGCGTCGGGCATGTCAGCCCCGAAGCGGCCGAGGGCGGACCGCTCGCCTTCGTCCGCGACGGCGACGCGATCGCCCTCGACCTCGAGGCTCGGACGCTCGATCTCGAGATCCCCGCGGACGAGCTCGCGGCTCGTCGCGCGGCCGGGCGGATCGCGCCGCGGCCGGTGGCGAGCCGGTGGCTGCGGCGCTATCGCTCGCTCGTCACCAACGCCTCGCGCGGCGCCGTGCTGCGCGATCCCGAGCCCGATCTGCCTTTCGCCGTCGCCGAGCCGGCGCCGGTCGTGACGCCTCAGACCCTGACGGACGGCCAGCCGGCCGGGAGGACCGCATGA